GCCATAAGCTATTCCTGGCCTTGCGCGAGCACCCGTTGTTTGTGGACTATTTGGAGACATACAGCCCGCTAAAACTGCTTTCGCAAATTAACATCAGCAGCAGGCCAACCAAACGCAATGCATCGGCTAAATTAAAACTTGAGGACCTGCGCGCCATTAGTTTTGTAACATCGTGGAGCCAGTTAAAGCAAAGTATACCAGGCTTTTATGGGGTAGGTACCGCCTTAAAAAAGATGAAGGATAACGGCAGCTGGCAGGAAGTAAAAGAGCTTTACCAAAATTCGGGTTTCTTTAAAACCATGCTGGATAACTGCATGATGTCGATGTCGAAATCAGACTTTAGGGTAACTGCTTATTTAGAAAAGGACGAGAAGTTTGGCAAGTTTTGGCAAGGCCTTAAAAACGAGTTTGACCTAACCAAAGACTTATTGCTTGAACTTACCGGCACCGAGGTACTAATGGAAGAGTACCCGGTAGAGCGCCGCTCTATAGCCATACGTGAAAAAATAGTGCTGCCATTGGTAATTATACAGCATTATGCCCTGCAATGCCTTAATCATACTAATGACGAGGAACTAATTGGCATTTACAATAAACTGGTTATACGTACAGTATACGGCATAGTAAACGCCGGAAGGAATTTGGCATAATCTTGCCCCCCTTCCCGTCGGAAACGGTAGGGAGGGGGCTGTTTTATTTTTGCAATACTTTTTTAAGAGGGCTTTATCACCAAAAGTGGCTTCGCAGCGCGTATAGGCCTAATCCTTTCCACTTTTTGCTGTAAATCATTTTGCTTTTTTGTCCTCATTGGGGAATTTTTTCGTTTGTTTTTGCTACCTCAAACCAACTAATATAAAATTTTATTCCAAATAAACAAGGCATTGTTTTGAAACCAGTGCCTGGCCACTCAAATAGTAATGATGAGTGGGGGGTAACCTTAAAACAATTTTAAAGGTTTTGTCCGGTAATAAAGTTATTAGTATCACCTTATCCCTCTAAAATCATTACATTGTAAAAATATTATAAACTGTTACAGCTATTCTTTGTTGTATCATCAATTATAGGCTTAATTTTTACGATGAAAAATATAACATATATAGCTTTGGCAGCTGTGCTTTTATTTTCGGTACAGGCATGTAAAGACAGGAAAGGCAAAAACTTTAATCAGCATGCCCAGGCAGATAATAATTTGACCTTTGTTAAAACTGCTGCCGAATCTGGTAACGCCGAAGTTGAAATTTCTAAACTGGCCATTACAAACTCTAAAAACCCACAAATCGTTGATTTTGCTAAAATGATGGTGGCTGACCATACCAACGCTGCTGCCGGACTAAAAAAGGCGGCAGGCGAAGTATCAATAGGTGCTCCGGACTCTTTAGATACAACACACAAATTGCTGGTAGATAGCCTTAAAAAAATTACAGGCCCCGAGTTTGATAAGCATTATATACAAAGCATGGTAATTGACCACGAAAAAGCGGTAAAGCTTTTTACTGCGGCAAGTACTACCACCAACAAATCTTTAGCTGAGTTTGCTAAACAAACCCTGCCTACTTTGCAAGGGCACTTAAAGAGTGCAAATTCTATATGCCTGGCCTTAAAATAACTTTAATTGCTGCTGCACCGGCGGTTTAGCTTTGCCAAAAACAGTACGGCCGCCATATTTCCAGCTTTCGTTTCTTTCCTTTTCAATTACCTGGTCAAAATTGGTGTTGGGGATAAAGTCCTTTTCGGCGGCCTGGGCAATGTTAGTTAAACGTTTAATAGCCTCGGTTTTTTCGGAATTACCCAGTTTTGCTTTATGAATGGCGGTTTGCAGCGTGCTGATGGTTTCGTCGTAAACCTTAATGGGTACCGGGAAGGGGTGCCCGTCTTTACCACCATGCGCAAACGAAAACCGCGCTGGGTCTTTAAACCGTGATGGCGTACCATGTATCACCTCGCTTACCAATGCCAGCGATTGTAGGGTACGAGGCCCTAAGCCCTGCAATAATAAAAGATCTTCAAAATCCTTTGGTTGATTTTCGTGGGCCAGCCACAATACAGCGCCCAGGCGTTTTAAGTCAACATCTTTTGCCTGTACATCGTGATGGTTGGGCATAACCAGTTTGCTTATTTCTTTTAGCATTTTGTCTGGCTGCTCGGCGGCTATTCGCATCACGCCATCGCGCGATGTGTCTGCCTGCTTATCGGCCATATTTAAGATATAGCCATTATTTTGCCCGTAAATACTGGTATGCGGATCGTCAACAAACGAGCTTAACTGCTCCGAATGCCAATGGTAACGGCGTGCAGTACTGCTGCGGTCGCTCATGCCTTGCTGCACAACGGCCCATTTGCCGGTATCGCTTAAAATAAAATTGTGGGTATATAGCTGAAAACCATCTTGTATAGCCGTGTTATCTACCTTCGCGCTTAACTTACTGCATTTCACCAAATTGTCACCATTTAAGCCGGTGGCGCTGCAAACGTTCAATAATTCTTCGGGCGTGCGTTTGGATGATTTGCCTTTACCGCCGCAAATATAAATACCCAGATCGCGGCTGCGGGGGTTAACGGTTCGTTTTAAGGCTCCCATAACTGAAGTTGTGATACCCGATGAATGCCAGTCCATACCCATTACAGCGCCAAGGCTCTGAAACCAAAACGGATCGCTCAGGCGGCGTAAAACTTCTTCTTTGCCGTAATCCATCACAATATTTTCTACCACGGCCAGGCCCAGCTTACCCATACGCTCGGCAAGCCATAGGGGCACATAGCCATAATGCAGGGGCAGGTCGGCACTTCCGGAACGCTTCATGCTAACAAAATTAGCAAAAAGTATTTATAGTAAAGTAAACTATTCGCTTTTATACAAGGCCCCGGCTTTTTCTGCCGATACCTTTATCCCTTTTATCATGGCCGAGCTAAAGCCGTTATGCTCCATTTCGTTTAGGCCGGCAATGGTGCAGCCTTTTGGTGAGGTAACTTTATCAATTTCCTGCTCAGGGTGAGAGGCTAATTGCAAAAGCAGGTCGGCTGCGCCTTTAGCGGTTTGCGCGGCCATTTTAAGGGCATCATGCGCATGAAAACCTATCTCGGTACCACCCTGCGATGCAGCGCGGATAGAGCGTAAAAAGAAAGCTATACCACAAGCGCAAAGTGCCGTGGCCGATGTCATCAGTTCTTCGTTGATCTGGATGCTTACACCCACGGTATCAAATAACGATAGCACCAGGCTTACATTAGCAGCCGATGCGTTATCGGTAGCAATACAGGTCATACTTTGGCCAATGGCAATGGCGGTGTTAGGCATAGCGCGTATCACCTGTACATCTAAACCTAACTGGTTGCGTATATCCTGACAGCTAACGCCCGATACTACTGATATTAACAGGTGCTTACTTTGGTTAGCGGCAGGTTTTATTTCGTCGAGCAGTTTGTTTAATTGTTGGGGCAGTATAGCCAATACTACAATATCTGCTTTAACAACCGCCTGGGCATTGTCGGCGGTAACATTATAACCCTGTTCGGCCAATTGGGCCAGAGCGGCTACATTGCGGCGGGTAAGTGTAATTTGCTGCGGTTTAAAAATACCAGCTTTAACCAAACCCTTAGCCAAAGCTAAACCAATATTCCCGCTGCCTAAAATGGCGATATGTTGTTGTGTTTCCATTATCTATTTACTTAAACGTGTACCAAAACCCTGCTTGTTTTTTAACTGACCCAGATCGTCCGAATGTCCTATAATAACCGCTTTTACCCCGCAAGATATAGCGGTAAAGGCATTATCCATTTTAGGGAGCATGCCGCTATGTATGATCTTGTCGGTTTTAAGTTGTTCGTAACGTTCGGGGTTTATCTCTCTTATCAGCGAATCTTCGTCGTCAATATCCTGCAATACGCCTTTCTTTTCAAAGCAATACACCAGCGTGGTATCATAAGTGCCCGATAAGGCCACGGCCAAAGCCGATGCTATAGTATCGGCATTGGTGTTTAATAATTGTCCTTCGCCATCGTGTGTTAAGGCACAAAAAACAGCGGCGAAGCCAGCTTCTAACAACTTGCCGATATTAACCGCATCAACAGATCCATCGAACAGGTCGCCGGCGAAGCCGTAATCTATTGTTTTAACGGGGCGTTTTTTGGCACGGATAAAGTTACCGTCGGCACCGGTTAAACCTATGGCATTTGTACCATAGCGCTGTAGCTGTGCTACAATATTTTTGTTAATAAGCCCGCCATACACCATGGTAACAATACGCAGGGTATCAATATCGGTTATGCGGCGGCCATCAACCAGGTGGGCCTCAATACCCATACTTTCTGATACCTGGGTGGCTACTTTGCCACCGCCATGCACCAATATCTTAAAACCTTGCAGCGCGGTAAAATCCTTCAAAAAACGGTGAAGGTTTTCGGAGTTATCAATTACGTTGCCGCCAATTTTTATAATGTGTAAGGATTGCATGCCCGGATATTAGATAAGTACTATGGCAATTATAGTTATTTTTTGCCGAAAAGCTTTTTGAATAGCTTGGTTGCTTGTATGTAATAAAACTAAATATTTGATTATCAAATATTTATAATATATAACTGATAAATACATTATATAACTGTAAATTTAGTTGTAAAACTGAAAAATAAGTTATATGTTTGGTTTATGGAAGAGTTAACCAAAACAGAGGAGCGCGTAATGCAGGTTTTATGGAAGCTAAAGACCGCTTTTGTAAAAGATATCATAGAGGCCCTGCCCGACAACCCCAAGCCGCCCTACAATACCATATCATCCGTAGTGCGCTTGCTGGAAAAGAAGGGGTATGTGGCTTACAAGCCCTACGGCAAAACCTACGAGTATTTCCCGGCCATCAGCAAGGCCGAGTATCGTAAAGAGTCGTTCAAAAAAATGTTTACCGGCTACTTTGACAATTCTACCGAAAGTCTTTTATCATTTATGGTGAAAGAGCAAAAGCTGAGTGCCGATGACATGGAAAAAATTAAAGCGATGATAGATCAAAACACAAAAAAATGAAAGCATTAATTTACCTGCTGCAGGTATCGGCATGTACCGGTATCTTCTATTCGTTTTACTTCCTGCTTTTAAGGCGGCTTACGTTTTTTACGCTTAACCGCTGGTATTTACTAATAACGCTGCTGCTTAGCTTTGTTATACCCACGCTAAGCTTTACGCTAAATAAGGATATGCCATTGCCTATAATGCAGCCGGTAATGTACATACAGCAAATACAAGCGGTGCAACCTGATGCGGTTGTTTTAAAAGCCGGTATCCTTAACCGGCCGGCGTTTAACTGGATGTATGCCATAACTATACTATACACTTTTGTAGCTGTAGCATCGGTAACGCATTTGGGCTTAACGCTACTATCGTTTGCGCGCAGGCTTAACAGTAAAAAACTGATGCAGATAGGGAATGTAAAGGTGCTAAAATGCGATGCAAAACTGGGTAACAGTTCGTTTATGAACGTGATATTTATTAACGACGATGCACTGGAACCTGATGAGATAAAACAGATCATCGCCCACGAGATGCTGCATGTAAAACTGAGGCATAGCGCCGACAGGCTGATTGCCCGCCTAATACAAATTGTAATGTGGTTTAACCCCTTTGCTTACCTGTACATGCGATCGATAGAGGAAAACCACGAGTTTGAAGTAGACCGTATTGCAGCAGGTGAGGACCAAAAGGGTGTATATGCACAGCTGCTGTTTAAACTGGCCGTATCGGGCCAAAGTTATTTGTTCCACAGCTTTAGCAGGGTGCCGCTTAAAAAGCGCATCAGTATGTTATTTAACCAACCAACCTCAAATATGAAAAAGATAGTTTACCTGCTTATACTGCCTGTTGTAGTAATAAGCTGCCTGGCATTTGCCAATTTAAAAACTAAGGCATCAGACAAGACCGCAACATCAATACAAAATGACAAAGCGCAAAAAAGTCTAACAGATACGGTTTTGCGGGATACGGTAAAAACCTACCGTCAAAAAATAAAACGAACCGCCGCGCAGCAAAAAGATTATAACGATTTTAACACCTATGTTAATTCGGCTGACAGCAAGTACAAAAATGCTTTGGCAAAAAGGGTTAACCTGCAAACACTTACCTATAAAGTTGTAGGTACGGTTGATACCAATTCAAGCGTAATGCATTTATCGGGTTATAAACTAACACAGGGTGGCGATACTTTCATTTTAAAATACGTTAACGGGCAAAGTAAAACACTCAAAGGGTTATTTAAAAACGGCGACGAAATTCAGCTGAAATCAATTGGTGCCATGTGGCTAAAAGATATACCTATAATAATACAGGTGGGTAAACTTGCTTATGGCGGTAAGGTTATTTTAGAAGTTACACAAACCCCGCCAATACCCAAAGAAGCGTTTTTGTACGAAGTTAACAAGGTACGTTTTGCCGATGGTTTAGTAACCAATGTGCAAAAATATGCCAACGGTAAATGGAAAAGCGCAGTGGTACAGGTAGCTAATGGTTACCAGATCAAATTCAACATTAAGCCAACCGCACCTGCATTTACAGGGATAAAGGCGGGCGACCAAGTGCGCTTTAGATTTGTGCACGAAATAAAAACCGGGGCTAAAGAATATACCCTTAATGATTGGGTTTCTATCAGCACCGATATAAAAGATTACGGCATCAAAAACCCGGATTACTTTTACAAATTCTACGAAAAAGTTTAATAATAAGTAGTTCAGTTCAGTATAAAAGCGATGGGTGAATAACCTGTCGCTTTTTTATTTGATACATTTTTATGATGATAAGCTCATTTACGATTGGCTAAATAACATGCTTCATAATAAATACTGTCTGCACAAACACATTTTTGGTTTATCCTGTTACTTCTAATCAATTAATGGCTGTTATTATTTAATTTGCAGCAGCATATAAATATGGATAAACAACAAAAGGCAAAACCACGTGTAGTTATTATAGGCGGTGGCTTTGGCGGTGTGCAATTAGCCAAAAAGCTAAAAAATGCACCTGTAGAGGTTTTATTACTCGATAAACATAACTATCACACCTTTCAGCCATTATTATACCAGGTTGCCGTAGGCGCCATAGAGGCCGACTCGATAGGGTTTCCTATCAGGCGTATATTTAGCAGGCAAAAAAACTTCACGTTTCACCTGGCCGAAGTGCAAAGGGTAGATACCACTACCAATACGGTAATAACCAATGTAGGCAATTATGGATATGATTACCTGGTTATTGCTACGGGTGCCAACACCAATTACTTTGGCAACAAAGAGCTGGAGCATTTTACCCTGCCCATGAAAAACATAGCAGAAGCCTTAAATGTACGCAGCCTTATTATTCAAAATTTAGAAAAAGCCCTGGTAACAACAGATGAAGCCGAACGCGATGCCCTGCTTACTTTTGTGGTAGTTGGTGGCGGCCCAACAGGAGTTGAACTATCGGGCGCTATTGCTGAGCTGCGCGAGTTTATTTTATGCAAAGATTATCCCGGCTTATGTAACGAAGATATGAAGGTGTTTTTGGTAGAAGGTAAGCCCGAGCTACTGGCCGCCATGTCGCCGCAGGCATCGGCCAAAGCCAAAAAGTTTTTAACCGATATGGGCATCACCATTTTCAACAGCGTACACGTACAAAGTTACGACGGTGACCTGTTAGTTATTGACGATGGCACCGTTATAAAAACCAAAAATGTACTTTGGGCGGCAGGCGTTAGGGGCGAAGCGCCTGAGGGATTGCCAGAAGAAGTAATAGCACGCGGAGCACGCATACAAACCGACGAGATAAACCGAGTTAAAGGGTTTAGCAATGTGTTTGCCATAGGCGATGTATCGGCAGTTACCACTACCGATAACCCCCAGGGCTTCCCCGGTGTTGCGCAGGTAGCGTTGCAGCAGGGTAAGCAACTGGCAAAAAATTTAGTTTGCATTATAAATGGCAAACCAACCACGCCATTTAAATATAACGACTTAGGCACCATGGCTACCATTGGCCGTAATAAAGCCGTAGCCGATATTCATAAATTACGTTTCCAGGGATTTTTTGCATGGTTGTTGTGGATGTTTGTGCATTTGCTTTCGCTGGCGGGCTTTAGTAACAAGGCTATAGTATTTTTAAACTGGGCTTTAAACTATTTTACCCGTAATAGCGACAACCGGCTGGTGGTACATAGTTTTGATACAAAAACCATGATGATGGACCCCGTTGCCAAATAATAGGCGCTAACATTTAACAGATAATAGCTGTACAATATATATGAATATGTTCCTGATCATTGCGCTGTTAATAATGGTAAGCGCGCTTTATTCATATATAAATGCACGGTTTATAAAACTACCGGGTACCATAGGTATTGTAACGCTGGCCATTTTAGGGTCGGTGCTTACTTTAGTGATAGACAGGCTTAACCCCGGCATAGCCAACCACCTTACCGTTTTAGCCAAGCACATCAATTTTTCTACAACGGTATTAAATATTATGCTGGGCTTTTTGCTTTTTGCCAACGCCTTTAATTTAGATATACGCAAATTAAAACGGGAAATGCGCCCGGTATTAATATTAAGCACCCTGGGGGTAATTCTGTCGACTGCTGTTTTTGGGACCCTATTTTATTACATAACCGGCCTTATACATATTAAGATACCCTACATTTATTGCCTGCTTTTTGGCTCGCTGGTATCG
This portion of the Inquilinus sp. KBS0705 genome encodes:
- the argB gene encoding acetylglutamate kinase; this encodes MQSLHIIKIGGNVIDNSENLHRFLKDFTALQGFKILVHGGGKVATQVSESMGIEAHLVDGRRITDIDTLRIVTMVYGGLINKNIVAQLQRYGTNAIGLTGADGNFIRAKKRPVKTIDYGFAGDLFDGSVDAVNIGKLLEAGFAAVFCALTHDGEGQLLNTNADTIASALAVALSGTYDTTLVYCFEKKGVLQDIDDEDSLIREINPERYEQLKTDKIIHSGMLPKMDNAFTAISCGVKAVIIGHSDDLGQLKNKQGFGTRLSK
- a CDS encoding NAD(P)/FAD-dependent oxidoreductase, translating into MDKQQKAKPRVVIIGGGFGGVQLAKKLKNAPVEVLLLDKHNYHTFQPLLYQVAVGAIEADSIGFPIRRIFSRQKNFTFHLAEVQRVDTTTNTVITNVGNYGYDYLVIATGANTNYFGNKELEHFTLPMKNIAEALNVRSLIIQNLEKALVTTDEAERDALLTFVVVGGGPTGVELSGAIAELREFILCKDYPGLCNEDMKVFLVEGKPELLAAMSPQASAKAKKFLTDMGITIFNSVHVQSYDGDLLVIDDGTVIKTKNVLWAAGVRGEAPEGLPEEVIARGARIQTDEINRVKGFSNVFAIGDVSAVTTTDNPQGFPGVAQVALQQGKQLAKNLVCIINGKPTTPFKYNDLGTMATIGRNKAVADIHKLRFQGFFAWLLWMFVHLLSLAGFSNKAIVFLNWALNYFTRNSDNRLVVHSFDTKTMMMDPVAK
- a CDS encoding BlaI/MecI/CopY family transcriptional regulator; translation: MEELTKTEERVMQVLWKLKTAFVKDIIEALPDNPKPPYNTISSVVRLLEKKGYVAYKPYGKTYEYFPAISKAEYRKESFKKMFTGYFDNSTESLLSFMVKEQKLSADDMEKIKAMIDQNTKK
- a CDS encoding DUF763 domain-containing protein codes for the protein MKRSGSADLPLHYGYVPLWLAERMGKLGLAVVENIVMDYGKEEVLRRLSDPFWFQSLGAVMGMDWHSSGITTSVMGALKRTVNPRSRDLGIYICGGKGKSSKRTPEELLNVCSATGLNGDNLVKCSKLSAKVDNTAIQDGFQLYTHNFILSDTGKWAVVQQGMSDRSSTARRYHWHSEQLSSFVDDPHTSIYGQNNGYILNMADKQADTSRDGVMRIAAEQPDKMLKEISKLVMPNHHDVQAKDVDLKRLGAVLWLAHENQPKDFEDLLLLQGLGPRTLQSLALVSEVIHGTPSRFKDPARFSFAHGGKDGHPFPVPIKVYDETISTLQTAIHKAKLGNSEKTEAIKRLTNIAQAAEKDFIPNTNFDQVIEKERNESWKYGGRTVFGKAKPPVQQQLKLF
- a CDS encoding DUF4142 domain-containing protein — encoded protein: MKNITYIALAAVLLFSVQACKDRKGKNFNQHAQADNNLTFVKTAAESGNAEVEISKLAITNSKNPQIVDFAKMMVADHTNAAAGLKKAAGEVSIGAPDSLDTTHKLLVDSLKKITGPEFDKHYIQSMVIDHEKAVKLFTAASTTTNKSLAEFAKQTLPTLQGHLKSANSICLALK
- the proC gene encoding pyrroline-5-carboxylate reductase, whose product is METQQHIAILGSGNIGLALAKGLVKAGIFKPQQITLTRRNVAALAQLAEQGYNVTADNAQAVVKADIVVLAILPQQLNKLLDEIKPAANQSKHLLISVVSGVSCQDIRNQLGLDVQVIRAMPNTAIAIGQSMTCIATDNASAANVSLVLSLFDTVGVSIQINEELMTSATALCACGIAFFLRSIRAASQGGTEIGFHAHDALKMAAQTAKGAADLLLQLASHPEQEIDKVTSPKGCTIAGLNEMEHNGFSSAMIKGIKVSAEKAGALYKSE
- a CDS encoding M48 family metalloprotease, yielding MKALIYLLQVSACTGIFYSFYFLLLRRLTFFTLNRWYLLITLLLSFVIPTLSFTLNKDMPLPIMQPVMYIQQIQAVQPDAVVLKAGILNRPAFNWMYAITILYTFVAVASVTHLGLTLLSFARRLNSKKLMQIGNVKVLKCDAKLGNSSFMNVIFINDDALEPDEIKQIIAHEMLHVKLRHSADRLIARLIQIVMWFNPFAYLYMRSIEENHEFEVDRIAAGEDQKGVYAQLLFKLAVSGQSYLFHSFSRVPLKKRISMLFNQPTSNMKKIVYLLILPVVVISCLAFANLKTKASDKTATSIQNDKAQKSLTDTVLRDTVKTYRQKIKRTAAQQKDYNDFNTYVNSADSKYKNALAKRVNLQTLTYKVVGTVDTNSSVMHLSGYKLTQGGDTFILKYVNGQSKTLKGLFKNGDEIQLKSIGAMWLKDIPIIIQVGKLAYGGKVILEVTQTPPIPKEAFLYEVNKVRFADGLVTNVQKYANGKWKSAVVQVANGYQIKFNIKPTAPAFTGIKAGDQVRFRFVHEIKTGAKEYTLNDWVSISTDIKDYGIKNPDYFYKFYEKV